In a single window of the Candidatus Latescibacter sp. genome:
- a CDS encoding fused MFS/spermidine synthase, whose translation MSKKTKAKDKQISEQVIHDTAGIIWVMLIFFCSGVCSLIDEVVWVRLLKLTLGNTEYASSIVVSVFMGGLALGALIMGKYADRVKRRLMLYATLELCATVSALLLPFFLRFADGAYRFYFVKFQPSPSALMVVQVLVSAVMLLVPSMIMGSTLPLLSRYVTSLEDRVGRFVGRLYAVNTLGATVGCFLAGFVLIRMAGVMGALYIAAGINLFVACGGWVLSRFYEVAGEKAVYPGISEKRSVSAKHMHGGKQYMLMLAFFTSGLISIGYELIWMRSIVIPLGGFTYVFSAVLTVYLSGNVIGAWIGSHLSRRLNNPAAGFGISLTCLGALGILYIPWFSTWLYFLHYEIPRFGGLSGITGFEGMILPLFSSIILFLLPSIAMGIGFPLALQGWSNYYHGVGLTTGTVYGVNTIGAVLGGLATGFILIPRMGAQLSITVLGIVGIWLGMTVALLFMRRISVTGRIVSASVAVGLTGIAFIIPSDLFVQKVVSTPDIKTIAVNEGVTTTVAVLRNSDGNLLMTSNGVLIAGDDVHRTAQKMLGHLGVLLNKDSRNVLSVGFGSGETTFCLAQHDLSAIDCVEIAPEVVQVALEYFTHINLGDRLNQKVNMKYMDAKNYLHVTDRHYDVIINDADVPTHSGSAPMFAKEHFQNALDHVNPGGLVISKLHLAGISGSSFDSILGTFLGVFPHVTIWFPTTKQISFFYLVGSRQKQLFSPKYIEENIRKESVQNSVAYLNFHNSVDVLSCYFGDETDIRRYLKDFHINSDYTPYVEFNIAQQKFGMLDEIFPQFIEKVRRNSLSGHIDLSGLSKDEQEKWLKDYELTYNTSTYLLLLFREKDTITRMQYILDGLKLMPEHPILLEQQKEILSYIKGTLAQGRSIEGIDLLLQNRSESGIAWLLKSWVLIRENKIEEALKAAEKSVAYSPSDALAQDNLGWILATLNQTDKAIVHFSEAVQLSPNEPVLHFNLGNAYARLGQFDKAVFQIQRLVEIQPRNFDAHVYLGDLLFQQGKRNEAINEYRTALKIDPNNARARSKLNAVAEK comes from the coding sequence ATGAGCAAAAAAACAAAAGCAAAGGATAAACAGATTTCTGAGCAGGTCATACATGATACTGCAGGTATTATCTGGGTGATGCTGATCTTTTTCTGTTCCGGTGTATGTTCCCTTATCGATGAAGTTGTTTGGGTGCGCCTTTTAAAGCTGACACTGGGGAATACTGAGTATGCATCGAGCATTGTGGTTTCGGTGTTTATGGGTGGTTTGGCGCTGGGAGCATTAATCATGGGGAAATACGCCGACCGGGTGAAAAGGCGGTTGATGCTCTATGCGACGCTGGAATTGTGCGCCACTGTTTCAGCACTGTTATTGCCGTTTTTCCTCAGATTTGCCGATGGAGCTTACCGGTTTTATTTTGTGAAATTTCAGCCGTCACCGTCAGCGCTGATGGTTGTGCAGGTATTGGTTTCCGCGGTAATGCTGCTGGTTCCATCGATGATTATGGGAAGCACATTACCCCTTTTAAGCAGATATGTAACTTCATTGGAAGATCGAGTGGGACGGTTTGTGGGCAGATTGTATGCAGTGAATACACTGGGAGCGACAGTGGGGTGTTTTCTGGCTGGATTTGTGTTGATCCGGATGGCAGGTGTGATGGGTGCGTTATATATAGCAGCCGGCATTAATTTGTTTGTTGCATGCGGAGGGTGGGTGCTGTCTCGTTTTTATGAGGTTGCCGGTGAAAAAGCTGTATACCCGGGTATATCTGAAAAGCGGAGTGTGAGCGCGAAGCACATGCATGGAGGAAAACAGTATATGCTCATGCTGGCTTTTTTTACCAGCGGATTAATCAGCATAGGATATGAACTCATCTGGATGCGCAGTATTGTTATACCTTTGGGCGGTTTCACCTACGTATTCTCAGCAGTGCTGACAGTTTATTTGTCAGGCAATGTGATTGGCGCATGGATTGGCAGCCATTTATCCAGACGACTGAACAATCCGGCAGCGGGATTCGGTATCAGTTTGACCTGTCTGGGCGCTCTCGGGATACTCTACATTCCATGGTTCAGTACATGGCTGTATTTCCTCCATTATGAAATTCCCCGGTTCGGCGGATTGTCGGGCATTACAGGTTTCGAGGGGATGATTCTCCCGCTTTTTTCCAGCATCATTTTGTTCCTTTTACCCTCGATAGCGATGGGTATAGGCTTCCCGCTGGCATTGCAGGGTTGGAGTAATTACTATCACGGTGTGGGACTGACTACGGGTACGGTATATGGAGTAAACACGATCGGGGCTGTGCTGGGTGGATTAGCAACCGGTTTTATCCTGATTCCGCGGATGGGCGCCCAACTTTCAATCACAGTTTTGGGTATAGTGGGGATATGGTTGGGTATGACGGTAGCGCTTTTGTTTATGAGGAGAATCAGTGTTACCGGGCGGATAGTCTCCGCCTCCGTTGCTGTTGGATTAACAGGAATAGCATTCATTATACCCTCTGATCTGTTTGTGCAGAAGGTTGTGAGTACTCCTGACATTAAGACGATTGCAGTGAATGAAGGAGTTACAACCACCGTTGCCGTACTCAGGAACAGCGATGGAAATCTTTTGATGACTTCAAATGGTGTTTTGATAGCAGGAGACGATGTACACAGGACAGCCCAGAAAATGCTTGGGCATCTGGGAGTATTACTGAACAAAGATTCCAGGAACGTGCTGTCAGTTGGGTTCGGTTCAGGTGAAACCACTTTTTGCCTTGCCCAGCATGACCTCAGTGCGATCGATTGTGTGGAAATTGCCCCGGAGGTGGTTCAGGTTGCTTTAGAATACTTTACCCACATCAACCTTGGCGACCGCTTAAATCAAAAAGTCAATATGAAGTACATGGATGCCAAGAATTATCTGCATGTAACCGACAGGCATTATGATGTTATCATCAATGACGCCGATGTGCCCACACACTCCGGCAGTGCGCCAATGTTTGCAAAAGAACATTTCCAGAATGCGCTGGATCATGTAAATCCCGGAGGTTTGGTAATTTCCAAATTGCATCTGGCGGGCATATCAGGATCAAGCTTCGATAGTATTCTGGGAACTTTCCTCGGAGTATTCCCCCATGTTACGATATGGTTCCCGACAACAAAACAGATTTCTTTCTTTTATCTGGTCGGCTCTCGCCAGAAACAGCTCTTTTCACCGAAATATATCGAGGAGAATATCAGAAAAGAAAGTGTGCAGAATAGTGTGGCATATCTTAATTTTCACAACAGTGTAGATGTATTAAGCTGCTATTTCGGAGATGAAACCGATATACGGAGATACTTGAAGGACTTTCATATCAATAGTGACTATACACCGTATGTGGAATTTAATATTGCGCAGCAAAAATTTGGTATGCTGGATGAAATTTTCCCTCAATTTATTGAAAAAGTCAGACGGAATTCACTCTCCGGTCACATTGATCTGAGCGGACTTTCCAAAGATGAACAAGAGAAATGGCTGAAGGATTACGAATTAACCTATAACACTTCAACATACCTGTTATTGCTGTTCAGAGAAAAGGATACTATTACCCGGATGCAGTATATACTTGATGGTTTAAAACTCATGCCGGAGCACCCTATACTTCTTGAACAACAAAAGGAAATATTGTCGTATATAAAAGGCACTTTAGCTCAAGGCCGTAGTATAGAGGGTATAGATTTACTCCTGCAAAACCGATCTGAGTCAGGCATCGCATGGTTGCTTAAATCATGGGTACTCATACGGGAAAACAAAATCGAGGAAGCATTGAAAGCTGCTGAAAAATCAGTTGCATATTCTCCCAGTGATGCGTTAGCTCAGGATAATCTGGGCTGGATTTTAGCGACGCTTAATCAGACAGACAAGGCGATAGTCCATTTCAGCGAGGCAGTACAGCTCAGTCCGAATGAGCCTGTGTTACACTTTAATCTGGGAAACGCCTATGCCAGGCTTGGCCAATTCGATAAAGCAGTTTTCCAGATACAGAGACTTGTCGAGATTCAGCCCCGTAATTTCGATGCTCATGTGTACCTGGGTGATTTATTATTCCAACAGGGCAAAAGGAATGAAGCGATAAATGAATATCGCACAGCACTGAAAATCGATCCGAATAACGCCAGGGCGCGCAGCAAGCTGAATGCTGTGGCGGAGAAGTAA